From the genome of Sphingobacterium kitahiroshimense, one region includes:
- a CDS encoding TlpA family protein disulfide reductase: protein MRNLCYLLCFLPTFLLAQEPTFKKDTVQKTVRIGEKVPSDAIGITIEGKEIGSVSQLPEELVILDFMNTSCTSCIAALPRLNKVEQENKGRLKIISISDEKKNRAEAFRAHNEVFKANKLDYVVEDKVWSSYFPHQTVSHMVWIYKGKVVAITYSEFVDQAMVNKVFDKGIIEFPIKDDYLVFDYGIPLMKNQKGKYSVLTGYIEGAYSKFSQEVDSAQREVREYIVNADIVPAFLYCYGKTTELPYMKDSRIMIDRFDKERFIFEREKSGYQQIWNQKYAVSYEANFDLELDEKRRMLAMIRDLELKLGVKTFIESRRVRCWVIKDEGRQVGKSDHNGQAIDDFAFMLDLNADRPPVVNESKNLNKYMFKGQSDFIELQRSLKEFGFLLTEEDREIPCFVIQ, encoded by the coding sequence ATGAGAAATTTATGTTATTTACTATGTTTTCTGCCGACTTTTCTGTTAGCACAAGAACCTACATTTAAAAAAGATACCGTACAAAAAACAGTTAGAATCGGCGAAAAAGTCCCTTCTGATGCTATTGGTATAACAATAGAGGGGAAAGAGATCGGCTCGGTCAGCCAGCTTCCTGAAGAATTGGTTATTCTCGATTTTATGAATACTTCATGCACGAGCTGTATCGCCGCACTGCCCCGATTAAATAAGGTGGAACAGGAAAATAAGGGAAGGTTAAAAATAATATCCATCTCAGATGAAAAGAAAAATCGAGCAGAAGCATTTCGGGCCCATAACGAAGTCTTTAAAGCCAATAAATTGGACTATGTGGTAGAAGACAAAGTTTGGTCGAGCTATTTTCCGCATCAGACTGTTTCACATATGGTCTGGATCTATAAAGGAAAGGTGGTGGCCATCACTTATTCTGAGTTTGTGGATCAGGCAATGGTTAATAAGGTATTTGATAAAGGTATAATCGAATTTCCGATTAAAGATGATTATTTGGTGTTCGATTATGGGATTCCGCTGATGAAAAATCAGAAGGGGAAGTATTCAGTTCTTACCGGTTATATTGAAGGCGCCTATAGCAAATTCAGTCAAGAAGTAGACAGTGCACAGCGTGAAGTGCGGGAGTATATTGTAAACGCAGATATAGTACCTGCTTTTCTTTACTGTTATGGAAAAACCACCGAATTACCTTATATGAAAGATAGTCGTATTATGATTGACAGATTTGATAAAGAGCGATTTATATTTGAAAGAGAAAAGTCGGGCTATCAACAAATCTGGAATCAGAAATATGCTGTAAGTTATGAAGCTAATTTTGATCTGGAGCTAGATGAAAAGAGAAGAATGCTTGCCATGATAAGGGATCTGGAGCTAAAGCTTGGAGTAAAAACATTCATCGAATCAAGAAGGGTAAGGTGTTGGGTCATCAAAGATGAAGGAAGGCAAGTCGGAAAATCAGATCATAATGGTCAAGCTATAGATGATTTTGCATTTATGCTTGACTTGAATGCAGATAGGCCACCGGTTGTAAACGAATCTAAAAATCTCAATAAATATATGTTTAAAGGACAATCGGATTTTATAGAATTGCAACGTAGTCTCAAGGAATTTGGCTTTTTACTTACTGAGGAAGATCGAGAAATACCGTGTTTTGTTATCCAATAA
- a CDS encoding RagB/SusD family nutrient uptake outer membrane protein, whose translation MNYHLLYNRILLSLILLCLQSCSNFLETKPDTKLAIPNTFEDCQALLDGYGTINMGYPYVGELCADNFSISADNWSSLGDYEDRMLYIWDKETAPVITQWASPYQAVYIANQVLSILKELPGGTRREQLEGAAYFYRAYALFSLAEIFTAVPQKDGSNGDIPALPYRTSPNVEEKSVRVTLNEYFDLLLRDLEQAENLLPMINGLPSRPSKTAAAALFSRIYLYMQDYEKALFYTNKALVDNSMLMDYNTLRKDEESPFKQFNEEVIFQAISTGTYTYYYTVWKVDPNFLQSYADHDLRKNLLFMENEDSTFSFKGNYDGEFNQAPFSGLAVDELILTKAECLVRSDQINEALTSLNSLLEKRYRRETFKPIAVQNPSQLLQIILEERRKELVMRQRRWSDLKRLNLNSQTATILKRQIGGKEYQLLPNDPFYTFLIPQEIINNSTLTQTIR comes from the coding sequence ATGAATTATCATCTACTATACAACCGAATCCTGCTGAGCCTGATCTTACTCTGCCTGCAGTCCTGCAGTAATTTTTTGGAAACAAAACCCGATACTAAACTGGCTATCCCCAATACGTTTGAGGACTGTCAAGCTTTACTGGACGGATATGGCACAATAAATATGGGGTATCCTTATGTTGGAGAGCTCTGTGCAGATAATTTTTCCATCAGTGCCGATAACTGGAGCAGTTTAGGGGACTATGAAGACCGCATGCTTTATATCTGGGATAAGGAAACAGCACCGGTTATAACGCAGTGGGCATCACCTTATCAAGCGGTCTACATCGCCAACCAAGTTTTATCGATATTGAAAGAATTGCCCGGAGGAACCAGGCGTGAACAACTAGAGGGGGCAGCATACTTTTATAGGGCTTATGCTTTATTCAGTCTGGCTGAAATATTTACGGCAGTTCCACAAAAAGATGGTTCGAATGGAGATATACCTGCTTTACCTTATCGTACCTCTCCCAATGTGGAGGAAAAAAGTGTACGTGTCACTTTGAATGAATATTTTGATCTACTATTAAGAGATTTGGAGCAGGCCGAAAATCTGTTGCCCATGATAAATGGACTTCCTTCAAGGCCATCTAAAACTGCTGCAGCAGCACTGTTTTCAAGGATCTACCTCTATATGCAGGATTATGAGAAGGCTTTGTTTTATACAAATAAAGCTCTGGTAGATAACAGTATGCTCATGGACTATAATACTTTAAGAAAAGACGAAGAGAGTCCATTTAAACAGTTTAACGAGGAAGTGATCTTTCAGGCTATCTCAACAGGAACCTATACGTATTATTATACAGTTTGGAAAGTGGATCCTAATTTTCTTCAAAGCTATGCTGATCACGATCTCCGCAAAAACCTGTTGTTTATGGAGAATGAAGACAGTACTTTTTCATTCAAAGGTAATTATGATGGCGAATTTAATCAAGCTCCATTCAGCGGTCTTGCGGTAGATGAATTGATCTTGACAAAAGCTGAATGCTTGGTGCGGTCAGATCAGATTAATGAAGCCCTGACCTCGCTGAATAGTTTATTGGAGAAACGGTATCGAAGAGAAACTTTTAAACCCATTGCTGTACAGAATCCATCGCAATTGCTCCAAATCATTTTAGAAGAACGGAGAAAGGAACTGGTGATGCGTCAGAGAAGATGGTCCGATCTGAAACGCCTGAATTTAAACAGTCAAACAGCAACTATATTAAAACGTCAGATAGGAGGTAAGGAGTATCAGTTATTACCTAACGATCCTTTTTATACGTTTCTGATCCCTCAGGAAATCATCAATAATTCAACACTTACACAAACGATACGATAG
- the fabG gene encoding 3-oxoacyl-[acyl-carrier-protein] reductase translates to MKLLEGKTALITGASKGIGRKIAEVFAQNGANVAFTYLSSVEKGQALEQELQAFGTTVKGYRSDASKFDEAEKLINDIVSDFGTIDVVVNNAGITKDGLLMRMTEENWDDVINVNLKSVFNVTKAASKIMMKNRKGSFINMSSVVGIQGNAGQANYAASKAGIIGFSKSVAKELGSRNIRSNVVAPGFIRTEMTDILDPKIVAGWEAGIPMKRAGQAEDVANACLFLASDLSTYVTGQVLPVDGGMV, encoded by the coding sequence ATGAAACTACTTGAAGGAAAAACAGCTCTAATTACTGGAGCATCAAAAGGAATAGGAAGAAAAATTGCTGAAGTATTTGCCCAAAACGGTGCAAATGTAGCATTCACATATTTATCATCTGTGGAAAAAGGCCAAGCTTTAGAGCAAGAACTTCAGGCTTTTGGAACTACTGTAAAAGGTTATCGTTCAGATGCATCAAAATTTGATGAGGCTGAAAAACTCATCAATGATATTGTTTCAGATTTTGGAACTATTGATGTGGTTGTTAATAATGCTGGAATAACAAAAGATGGTTTGTTAATGCGCATGACTGAGGAAAACTGGGATGATGTGATCAATGTAAATTTAAAATCAGTATTCAATGTCACTAAAGCAGCTTCTAAAATCATGATGAAAAACCGTAAAGGATCTTTCATCAATATGAGTTCAGTAGTAGGTATACAAGGAAATGCTGGTCAAGCTAATTATGCAGCTTCTAAAGCTGGTATTATTGGTTTCTCTAAATCAGTGGCAAAAGAATTAGGCTCAAGAAATATTAGATCAAACGTAGTTGCTCCAGGTTTTATACGCACAGAAATGACCGATATTTTAGATCCTAAAATTGTTGCTGGATGGGAAGCTGGTATTCCTATGAAACGCGCAGGTCAAGCAGAAGATGTTGCAAATGCATGTCTATTTCTTGCATCGGACCTTTCAACATATGTCACAGGACAAGTATTGCCTGTAGATGGTGGTATGGTATAA
- a CDS encoding malate:quinone oxidoreductase has protein sequence MSKKTKNTKEVDVVLIGAGIMSATLGTLINELSPDIKIEILERLDVVAAESSDAWNNAGTGHSALCELNYTPQQADGSVKIDKAISIAEQFEVSKQFWTYLVDKGVITKPEDFIRSVPHMSAVFGEKDIDFLRKRYDALSKNNLFKGMEYTEDKAVLNEWIPLMMKGRPADDKIAATKMILGTDVNFGALTRDLVQHLDAKDNITLHLTQEVRDIERNDNGTWELEVKDLKTGEKRTINAKFVFIGAGGHSLLLLEKSGIPESKGYGGFPVGGQWLRCVNEDVIKDHNAKVYGKASIGAPPMSVPHLDTRYIDGKQALLFGPYAGFSTKFLKQGSYFDLPASIKLSNIKPMLSVGRDNMDLTKYLISEVMKSPKDKLDALKQFMPTAKLEDWKIEVAGQRVQVIKKDAKHGGVLEFGTEVVSAADGSIAALLGASPGASTSVAIMIKLLKRCFPERAKADEYRKKLREMIPSHGQSLNDNVELCEATRKRTHTALKLENFKD, from the coding sequence ATGAGTAAAAAAACAAAAAATACCAAAGAGGTAGACGTCGTTTTAATTGGCGCAGGTATCATGAGCGCAACTTTGGGCACACTTATCAATGAGTTAAGCCCAGATATTAAAATAGAGATTTTAGAGCGCTTGGATGTTGTTGCAGCAGAGAGTTCGGATGCATGGAATAATGCTGGAACTGGTCACTCTGCATTATGTGAGTTGAATTATACCCCACAACAAGCGGATGGTTCTGTAAAAATTGATAAAGCAATCAGCATTGCAGAACAATTTGAGGTTTCCAAGCAATTTTGGACCTATTTAGTTGATAAAGGGGTCATAACAAAACCTGAAGATTTTATTCGCTCAGTACCTCATATGAGTGCTGTTTTTGGCGAAAAAGATATTGATTTTCTTCGTAAAAGATATGATGCACTATCCAAGAATAACTTGTTTAAAGGCATGGAATATACCGAAGATAAAGCTGTTTTGAATGAGTGGATTCCACTTATGATGAAAGGTCGTCCTGCTGATGATAAAATTGCGGCCACGAAAATGATCTTAGGAACTGATGTGAACTTTGGCGCTCTAACGCGTGATTTGGTACAACATCTAGATGCAAAAGATAATATTACATTACATCTTACACAAGAAGTCCGCGACATTGAACGGAATGACAATGGCACTTGGGAGTTGGAAGTTAAGGATTTGAAAACTGGAGAGAAAAGAACAATTAATGCCAAGTTTGTATTTATTGGTGCTGGTGGACATTCTTTATTGCTGTTAGAAAAATCTGGAATTCCAGAATCAAAAGGATATGGTGGTTTTCCAGTTGGCGGACAGTGGTTACGTTGTGTGAATGAGGATGTTATTAAAGATCATAACGCTAAAGTATATGGTAAAGCATCTATCGGTGCTCCTCCGATGTCTGTTCCACATCTTGATACCCGCTATATTGATGGTAAGCAGGCCTTATTATTTGGTCCATATGCTGGTTTTTCTACTAAATTCTTAAAACAAGGTTCTTACTTTGATTTACCTGCATCGATTAAGTTGTCGAATATTAAACCGATGTTATCCGTAGGTCGGGATAATATGGATTTGACTAAATATTTGATTTCTGAGGTGATGAAAAGTCCAAAAGATAAATTGGATGCTTTGAAGCAGTTTATGCCTACGGCAAAATTAGAAGACTGGAAAATTGAGGTTGCTGGTCAACGTGTTCAAGTAATCAAAAAAGATGCTAAACATGGTGGTGTTCTTGAATTTGGAACAGAAGTTGTATCCGCAGCAGATGGTTCTATTGCAGCCTTACTAGGAGCTTCACCAGGAGCATCGACTTCTGTCGCTATCATGATTAAATTACTGAAAAGATGTTTTCCTGAACGTGCAAAAGCAGACGAATATCGCAAGAAATTGCGTGAAATGATTCCTTCACATGGGCAATCATTAAATGATAATGTTGAACTGTGTGAAGCCACTAGAAAGCGTACACATACAGCATTAAAATTAGAGAATTTTAAAGATTAA
- a CDS encoding acyl transferase — protein sequence MNWDRVFAIQNDTEFNEICLETFHFQMENTSIYRQYVQYLNKKTHTIDHYTKIPFLPIELFKSQEIIADNFSPEIVFTSSGTTGITTSKHLVAKKEVYEKSFRTAFEQFYGKIDNIAILALLPSYLERTGSSLIYMINDLMQHSQQPESDYFLYNHEELYQTLIKLKAKGTKTLLFGVTFALLDFIEKYELTFPELIIMETGGMKGKRKEMVREEIHDLLCKSFQVPGIHSEYGMTELLSQGYSYGNGIFRHPNWMKILIRETNDPLTLAENKKTGAINVIDLANRYSCSFIATQDLGKIYDDGSFEVLGRFDQSDIRGCNLLVQ from the coding sequence ATGAACTGGGATCGGGTATTTGCTATTCAAAATGACACAGAATTTAATGAAATTTGCTTGGAAACTTTTCATTTTCAAATGGAAAACACAAGCATTTACAGACAGTATGTGCAGTATTTGAATAAAAAAACTCATACAATAGATCATTATACGAAAATTCCGTTTCTCCCAATCGAACTATTCAAATCTCAAGAAATTATAGCTGACAACTTCAGTCCTGAAATTGTATTCACAAGCTCAGGTACAACAGGAATCACCACAAGTAAGCATCTGGTGGCTAAAAAAGAAGTATATGAAAAAAGCTTTCGCACTGCTTTTGAACAATTTTATGGAAAAATAGACAACATTGCCATTTTGGCGCTACTTCCATCCTATTTAGAACGAACAGGTTCTTCATTGATCTACATGATCAATGATTTAATGCAACATAGTCAACAACCCGAAAGTGACTATTTCTTATACAATCATGAGGAACTTTATCAAACCCTTATAAAATTAAAAGCTAAAGGCACGAAAACCTTGCTATTCGGTGTGACATTTGCACTTCTTGATTTTATTGAAAAATATGAATTGACATTTCCGGAGTTAATCATTATGGAAACTGGGGGAATGAAAGGAAAACGTAAAGAAATGGTCCGTGAGGAAATTCATGATTTATTATGTAAAAGCTTTCAAGTTCCAGGAATACATTCGGAATATGGAATGACTGAATTGCTATCACAGGGCTATTCATATGGTAACGGGATATTCAGACACCCCAACTGGATGAAGATCTTAATTCGGGAAACAAATGATCCGCTAACGCTTGCTGAAAATAAAAAAACAGGCGCTATCAATGTTATTGACTTAGCAAATCGATATTCGTGTTCTTTTATTGCAACCCAAGACCTCGGAAAAATCTATGATGATGGATCTTTTGAAGTCTTAGGTCGCTTTGATCAAAGTGATATACGTGGTTGTAATCTTCTCGTCCAATAA
- a CDS encoding acyl-CoA dehydrogenase yields MILTQDQINLIKDQQQEAISLKRMTAKQLDLAFREKWFKIWVPKSLGGLGLTLLDGMKFLEELAYHDGGLAWTITLCSGANLFVGFIDPQIGKEIFQNPEVCLGGSGRASGYAERADGGYRIHGHWKYATGAPHLSHFTANCIITEDGKPVLDKNGQQVIHSFFFDRDDVLIHYDWDTFGLECTASHSFSVENHFVGNSRSFLINESESTWPDFLYQYPFIPFAELTLLSNFIGMYNRFIDLVEKYYILKSQDADWLKDKGKNLFKRLDEMQCDFIERKRQIYCLTEESWGNILLGIENVEIYEKIAVTSRNFVSAIKNNTVELFPGCGIGAAQREQEMNIVFRNIFTATQHSLLQQ; encoded by the coding sequence ATGATACTTACTCAAGATCAAATTAATCTGATAAAAGACCAACAACAAGAGGCAATTTCTTTAAAAAGGATGACTGCAAAGCAGTTAGATTTAGCATTTCGTGAAAAGTGGTTTAAAATTTGGGTTCCGAAATCTCTTGGGGGACTGGGATTAACTCTTTTAGATGGAATGAAATTTTTAGAAGAATTGGCCTATCATGATGGTGGTTTGGCATGGACAATAACTTTATGTTCGGGAGCTAATTTATTTGTCGGTTTTATTGATCCGCAAATAGGAAAAGAAATTTTTCAAAATCCGGAAGTTTGTCTGGGAGGAAGTGGACGAGCATCTGGATATGCAGAAAGAGCGGATGGGGGATATCGTATTCATGGTCATTGGAAATATGCCACTGGTGCTCCGCATTTAAGTCATTTTACCGCCAATTGTATCATTACGGAAGATGGTAAACCTGTGCTCGATAAAAACGGTCAGCAAGTGATCCATTCGTTCTTTTTTGATCGGGATGATGTATTGATTCATTATGATTGGGATACTTTTGGATTAGAATGCACGGCTAGCCATAGTTTTTCTGTTGAAAATCATTTTGTGGGAAACTCTCGCAGTTTTTTGATTAATGAATCTGAAAGTACCTGGCCTGATTTTCTTTATCAGTATCCGTTTATTCCTTTTGCGGAATTAACCTTGCTGAGCAATTTTATTGGGATGTATAATAGATTTATTGATCTTGTTGAAAAATATTATATTTTAAAATCTCAAGATGCAGATTGGTTAAAGGACAAAGGTAAAAATCTGTTTAAACGTTTGGATGAGATGCAATGTGATTTTATTGAACGTAAGCGTCAAATTTATTGTTTGACAGAAGAATCTTGGGGTAATATATTGCTGGGGATTGAAAACGTTGAGATTTATGAGAAAATCGCAGTTACAAGCCGCAACTTTGTATCAGCTATTAAAAATAATACTGTGGAATTATTCCCTGGCTGCGGAATAGGTGCCGCGCAGCGCGAACAGGAAATGAACATTGTCTTTAGAAATATTTTTACTGCAACTCAACATAGCTTGTTGCAGCAATAA
- the pnuC gene encoding nicotinamide riboside transporter PnuC has product MQLNQILNDFFQQVKATSLAEWLAVGFGILQVWFAKSNKPINYLFGISGIVISIYVLYFAKLYGEIALNMYYLLMSIYGWIYWQQNSNHQHIISTASRKDWIIVLLICIIGFTIFYFGLLHATDSDVPLWDALVSCTAWAGMWLLAKRKIENWILLNISNLMAIPLLYHKDLLLFAALTVFLFVMAFFGYFNWKRILKHELTYDTYSRSN; this is encoded by the coding sequence ATGCAGTTAAATCAAATTTTAAACGATTTTTTTCAGCAGGTTAAAGCTACATCCCTCGCAGAATGGCTAGCAGTAGGCTTTGGTATATTGCAGGTCTGGTTTGCAAAGTCCAATAAACCTATTAATTACCTTTTTGGTATTTCTGGTATTGTGATATCCATTTACGTTTTATATTTCGCAAAACTATACGGTGAAATTGCCTTGAACATGTATTACTTATTAATGAGTATTTATGGTTGGATTTACTGGCAGCAAAATAGTAATCATCAACATATCATATCGACCGCATCACGTAAGGATTGGATTATTGTCTTATTGATATGTATTATAGGATTTACCATATTCTATTTCGGATTGTTACATGCTACAGATTCAGATGTTCCGCTATGGGATGCCTTGGTATCTTGTACTGCATGGGCAGGCATGTGGTTGCTGGCAAAGCGGAAAATAGAAAATTGGATATTATTAAATATTAGTAATCTCATGGCGATCCCTTTGCTTTATCATAAAGATTTACTACTATTCGCAGCACTGACTGTATTTTTATTTGTGATGGCTTTCTTTGGTTATTTTAACTGGAAGAGAATTCTTAAACATGAACTAACATATGATACTTACTCAAGATCAAATTAA